From one Gemmatimonadota bacterium genomic stretch:
- the purU gene encoding formyltetrahydrofolate deformylase, with the protein MKARTVKNFLLALSCPKRTGLIYTVTRWLSEQGCHVIESDTYIDPFSERFFMRVHFGGPVTLGSLWRTFAPLADELEMQWDLSADDTRPRALIMVSRELHCLLDLLNRTRMDKLRLDIPLIISNHPDAGQLAKESGIDFLHLPITPENKDEQEERLIDEIEENNIDFVVLARYMRIIGPEVCERMAGRIINIHHSFLPGFKGARPYHQAHRRGVKLIGATAHYVTADLDEGPIIDQDVETVTHRMSPAELTAVGHDIERIVLARAVLYHIQRRVLINGRRTVVFR; encoded by the coding sequence ATGAAGGCACGCACCGTAAAGAACTTCCTGCTGGCCCTGTCCTGTCCCAAGCGCACGGGACTGATCTACACCGTGACCCGCTGGCTGTCGGAACAGGGTTGCCACGTCATCGAAAGCGACACGTACATCGATCCGTTCAGCGAACGGTTCTTCATGCGGGTGCATTTCGGCGGTCCGGTAACGCTGGGGTCCCTGTGGCGGACCTTCGCGCCCCTGGCGGACGAACTCGAGATGCAGTGGGACCTGTCCGCCGACGATACGCGGCCCCGGGCGCTCATCATGGTGTCGCGGGAACTGCACTGCCTGCTGGACCTGCTGAACCGCACCCGCATGGACAAGCTCCGGCTGGATATTCCGCTGATCATCTCCAATCACCCGGACGCAGGACAGCTGGCGAAGGAATCGGGCATCGACTTCCTGCACCTGCCCATAACGCCGGAGAACAAGGACGAACAGGAGGAGCGGCTGATCGACGAGATCGAGGAAAACAACATCGATTTCGTCGTGCTGGCCCGTTACATGCGGATCATCGGCCCCGAGGTCTGCGAGCGGATGGCGGGCCGCATCATCAACATCCACCACTCATTCCTGCCGGGATTCAAGGGCGCCCGGCCCTACCACCAGGCCCATCGGCGCGGGGTGAAGCTGATCGGCGCCACCGCCCATTACGTGACGGCCGACCTCGACGAAGGTCCGATCATCGACCAGGACGTGGAGACCGTGACCCATCGCATGTCTCCGGCGGAACTGACGGCCGTGGGGCACGACATCGAACGCATCGTGCTGGCGCGGGCGGTACTCTACCACATACAACGGCGCGTGTTGATCAACGGACGCCGTACCGTGGTGTTCCGGTGA